In the Sinomonas cyclohexanicum genome, GAGAGGACGCGGCGTTCCTGGGGGCTCAGGAATTCGAGCCGGGGGTCCAGTTCCTCCTCCTGGGGCGCGAACCCCGCGAGGACCTTGGCCTTGAGCGCCGGGTCGAACAGTGAGGCCCCGCCAGCGGCCCGGCGGAGCGCGGTCACGAGCTCCGTGCCGCGGATCTCCTTGAGGACGTACCCGTTGGCCCCGGCCAGGATGGCCCCGCGGAGGGACTCCTCGTCGTCGTAACTGGTCAGCATGACGCACGGCAGGCTCGGATCCACGGCGTGGATGTCGCGGCACACTTCGATACCCGTGCCGTCGGGGAGGCGAACGTCCAGGACGGACACGTCCGGCTTGAGGGCAGGAATTCGGCGGGTCGCCTCCGCCGCGGTGCCGGAGGTCCCGACCACCTCGAAGCCCTCGTCCTCGAGGAGTTCGGTCAGGCCTCGGCGCACGAGCTCATGGTCGTCGAGGATGAACACGCGCAGCCGCCGGGTTTCTCCGGTCTGAGCCGCTGCTACCTTCTCCACGATGTGTTCCTTCCCTTCCTGGTCCCCGTATCTGCTCCATTGTTGTCTGCCGGGAGCAGCGCGGCTAGGGACTTAGGGCAGGGCCCTCGCCGTCCGGGACCAGGATCAGGTCGAGATAGGCCTTGAGCATGCCGGGCACATCGATCGTGGTGGGGTTCAGGAGCCACTCGGTCTGGATCCCCTCCCAGAGCGCCACGATGGTGGGGCCGGCGACGTCGGGGTCCACGCCCGGCCGGAGCCGGCCGATGCTCGCTAGGTAGCGCAGCTCCCCGCTGTACTCTCCGCGGAGCCGGGCGAAGCGCTGGACGAAGTAGTCCCGGGCAGGGTGCCCCTCGGTGGTGGCCTCGCCGGAGAGCACCGAGTAGAGCTCGATCAGGTGCGGGACGCCCTCGTTGTACTCGGCCTGCCGCACGATCGTCTCGGCGAAGCGCTCCCGCGTGCCCGGGGTGTTGGGAGAGATCTGGTCTCGGTATTCGAGCACCGCGACGAGCAGCTGGGCCTTGGTGGGGAAGTGGTGCAGGAGCGTGGTCTGCCGGATTCCCGCCCTGTCCGCGACGTCCTGGATGCTGCCGCCGTTGTAGCCGCGGGACCCGAAGACCTCCACAGCGGCCTCGAGGATCTGCCGGCGTCGCTCTGCCGTCTTGGCATAGGGGCCGCGCGGGCCCGAGCGTGCCGTCGCCTTGGTGGTCATGGGGACAGTCTAGATTTCGCCAAAATCGAGCGAGTACTCGATATTCGTGTTAGCCTTGTCACGTCGGGCCGGAAGGCCCCGGCGCCGCGCCCGCGGCACTGACCATGACGAAGTGGGACTCATGCCATCTCTGACTCGACGACAACTCCTCGGCGGGGGACTCGGCGCCTCCGCCCTCGCCCTCCTGACCGGATGCGCGACTCCGGGCACCGTGTCCGTCAACGCCGCGCCCGCGATCCCGGCTTCCACAGGCGAGAAGGTCACCCTGACCTACTGGTCCTGGCTCAAGGGCTTCCAGAAGGTGGCCGACATCTGGAATGCCGCCCACCCGGACATCCAGGTCCAGACCGTGTGGATCCCCAGCGGCAACCAGGGCGGCTACCAGAAGCTCTACTCGGCCCTGTCCGCCGGCGGCGGACCCGACCTCGCCCAGGTCGAGTTCCGCTCGATCCCCGAGTTCATGCTGGTCAACGGCCTCGTGGATCTGAACAGGTACGGCGCCGCGGACTACGCCCACCTCTACGACCCCTCCCTGTGGGGCCAAGTCAGCTTCACGGGCGGCGTCTACGGAATCCCGCAGGACTCCGGCCCCATGGCCACGTTCTACCAGCCGGACATCCTCGGCAAGGTCGGCGCCACTGCGCCGGCCACGTGGGCCCAGTGGGCGGAGACGGGCCGCGAGCTGCGCAGAGCGGGCGCGTACATCGACTGCTTCTCCCTCAGCGACGCCTCGTACTTCGTCTCCTACGCGGCCCAGGCAGGGGCGCAGTGGCTCCGTCCCGCCGAGGACGGCTGGCTCATCAACATGACCGACGAGGCAACACTCGAGGTCGCCCGGTTCTTCGATGCCGCGATTGACGGCGACATCGTCACCACCGCCTACAGCCCCTTCTCCCCGGGATGGTTCGCCGCCGCAGCCAAGGGCGGCGTCGCAACCCTCACGAGCGGCAGCTGGGCCGACGCACTCGTCAAGGGCGTCAGCGGCGGCGACGGCAAGTGGCGCGTCGCCCCCATGCCGACGTGGGGGCAGGGCTTCGGCTCGAGCTACCTCGGAGGCTCGACTGCCGCAGTCCTCGCCCACAGCAGGCACCCGCGCGAGGCCCTCGAATTCGCCGTGTGGCTCACCTCGAGCCATGAGGGGATCGACGCCGAGATCGCGAACAGCGGCATCGGGTTCTCGCCCGTCCCCGGCTTCGTCGGGACCCCCCGGCAGAAGCCCTCCCCGTTCTTCGGCGGCCAGGACTACAACCGGGACGTGATCGTCCCCGCGGCGAAGCAGCAGAACGCACAGTGGTCCTGGTGGCCCGTGGCCACCCAGTCGTTCAACATCCTGAGCGACGGGTTCCGGAAGAAGGCCGGCGGTACGAGCCTCGTCGACACCCTCGCCCAAGCCGAGCAGCAGATCATCGCCGTGTTCAAGAACAAGGGCCTCAGCATCCGGAAGGCGACGGCATGACCACCCCTCAATCACCCACCCGCCCCACCCGCGAGGGCCGCGGCCGCGCACCCAAGCCGGGACGCGCCGTCGCCCGCGCCCCGTGGCTCCTGCTCGCGCCGTTCCTTGCGCTGTTCGCCCTGACGTTCGTGTTCCCCATCCTCGCGGCCGTGGGCTCGAGCTTCACAAAGGTGACCCGCAGCGGGCTCTTCGGCGAGAACGGCGTGCACACGGGATTCGCGGGACTGGACAACTACGCGCTTGCGATCGCAGACTCCGGGTTCGTCGCGTCGATCGGGCGGATGCTGCTGTTCGGCGTCGTGCAGGTCCCGGTCATGATCGCGCTGTCCACCGTGCTCGCGCTCCTGCTCGAATCGGCCTCGGCCCGCTGGCCCGGATTCTTCCGGGCCGCGTACTTCATGCCCTACGGCGTGCCCGGGGTGATCGCCACGATCCTGTGGTCCTTCCTCTACGTGCCCGGCCTGAGCCCGCTCATCGACGCCGCCAAGACCGTGGGGCTCACGGTCGACTTCCTCGGCCAGGGCACCGTGCTGTGGTCCATCGCGAACATCGTCACGTGGAGCTACGCGGGCTACAACATGCTCATCATCGTGGCCCAGCTCAAGGCGATCCCCGGCGAGATCTACGAGGCCGCCCGCATGGACGGCGCGGGCCCGGTGCGGGTCGCGTGGAGCATCCAGCTCCCGCTCATCCAGCCGGCCCTCGTCCTCACGACCGTGTTCTCGATCATCGGCACGCTCCAGCTGTTCGCCGAGGCGCAGGTCCTGCAGACCGTGGCCCCCTCGATCGACAGCCAGTACACCCCGAACCTCTCCGCCTACACGACCGCGTTCGCGTACAACGACTACAACGTCGCGGCGGCCCAGGCCGTCCTGATCGCCCTCGCGGCGTTCGTCCTCTCCTTCGTCTTCCTCCGCCTCACGAACAGGAAGTCCTCATGACAGCCCTGCCCACCACCCGGCCCGGCCGCCCGGACGAGCGCACGAGCCTCCCCGAGCGCCGCACCACGCGCCGTTCCGCGGGACGGCGCCGCTCCACGACCATCCTCGTCACGGGCGTCCTCGTCGTCGCAGCCCTGTACTTCCTGGTCCCCGTGTACTGGGTCGTCGTCGCCGCGACGAAATCCAGCGGCGACCTGTTCGCGACGAACGGCTTCCTCCTCGGCCACACGTTCGCCCTGTGGGACAACCTCGGCAGGGTCCTCTCCTACGACAACGGCATCTTTGTCCGCTGGTTCCTCAACTCCGTCCTGTACGCCGGTGTGGGCTCCCTCCTGGCGACCTACTTCGCGGCCGCCGGCGGCTACGCGCTCGCCAAGTACCGCTTCCGCGGCAGCCAGACCGTGTACGGGCTGATCCTCGGCGGAGTGCTCGTCCCCGGGACCGCGACCGCGCTGCCGCTGTTCCTGCTCTTCAGCCAGATGGGCATCGCCAACACCTACTGGAGCGTCCTGCTGCCTTCCCTCGTCTCCCCGTTCGGCCTGTTCCTGTGCCGGGTCTACGCGGACGCGACCGTGGACCCCGCGCTGCTCGAGGCCGCGAGGCTCGACGGCGCGGGCGAGCTGCGCATCTTCCACACCGTGGGCCTGCGGGTCCTCACCCCCGCGCTCGTGACGGTCTTCCTGTTCCAGCTCGTCGGGATCTGGAACAACTACTTCCTTCCGCTCGTGATGCTCTCGGACACGAGCCTCTTCCCGATTACGCTCGGTCTCAACACATGGCTCAGTCAGGTCAACCGGCTCCCCGAGTTCTACGAACTCACCACCGGCGGCGTCCTGCTGTCCATCATCCCGCTCGCCATCGCCATGATCGTCCTCCAGCGCTTCTGGCGCGGAGGCCTCACCGAAGGAGCCGTCAAGTGAGCCTGTCCCGCACCCTGACCACCGCAGCGTCGGCCGCCTACGTCACCGACCCGGGCCCCGGGGGCGGGCGGCGCGTGCCGGCACGCTCGTGGCTGCGCAGCGATGCGCCCTCGCTCTCCCTCGACGGGCAGTGGCGCTTCCGGCTCCTGCCCGGGGTCCCCGGGACGCCCGGCGGGCGCGGCGCCCTGCCCGCCGGGGAGGGCGCCGAGGCGATGGCCGCCGAGGAGTACGACGACGCCGCCTGGGGCACGCTGCCCGTCCCGTCCCACTGGGTCCTGGAGGGCGACGGCGCGCACGGCCGCCCCATCTACACGAACGTCCAGTTCCCCTTCCCGGTCGATCCCCCGTTCGTCCCCGACGAGAACCCGACCGGCGACTACCGCCGCACGTTCGAGCTGCCCGCACAGTGGCTCGCGGCCGGCCCCGCCGGCGCCCCCCGGACCGTGCTGCGCTTCGAGGGCGTCGAGTCCCGGTACAAGGTCTGGGTCAACGGCACCGAGATCGGCTGGGGTGCGGGCAGCCGCCTCGCCCAGGAGTTCGACGTCACGGACGCCGTCCGGGCCGGGGCCAACACGGTCGCGGTCCGCGTTCACCAGTGGTCCGCAGGAAGCTATCTCGAGGACCAGGACCAGTGGTGGCTCCCGGGCATCTTCCGCTCCGTGACCCTCCTGTCCCGCCCTGCCGGCGGGATCGAGGACGTCTGGCTCCGCACCCACTTCCGGGCTGGCGACCACGGCGGCACCGGGACGATCGAGCCCGAGGTGCGGGCGCCGGCGTCGTCCTTCCCCGTCCGGCTCGAGGTGCCCGAGCTCGGGATCGACGTCGAGTGGGCCGCCCCCGGGGACGTCGCCCCGGTGGAGGCGGGCGCCGTCGGGCCGTGGACCGCGGAGACGCCGCGGCTCTACGACGCGACGGTGTCCGGCGCGGCGGAGGCCGTCTCCCTGAGGATCGGCTTCCGCACGGTGGAGATCGTCGGGGACCAGTTCCTCGTCAACGGGCGCAAGGTCGTGTTCCACGGCGTCAACCGCCATGAGACCCACCCGAGACGCGGACGGGCCTTCGACGAGGACTTCGCCCGCGAGGACCTCGCGCTCATGAAGCGCTCGAACGTCAACGCCATCCGCACGAGCCATTCTCCGCCGCACCCGCGCCTGCTCGAACTCGCCGACGAGATGGGCTTCTGGGTGATCCTCGAGTGCGACCTCGAGACCCACGGGTTCGAACGGCACGGCTGGGCGCAGAACCCGAGCGACGAGCCGATGTGGCGGGAGGCCCTCCTGGACCGGATCGAGCGGACCGTGGAGCGTGACAAGAACCGCCCCTCGATCGTCATGTGGTCCCTCGGCAACGAGTCGGGCACGGGGCAGAACCTCGCGGCGATGTCCGCATGGATCCACGCGCGGGACGCGGGCCGGCCGGTCCACTACGAGAACGACTACGCCGGCGCGTACACGGACGTGTACTCGCGCATGTACGCGACCCTGCCCGAGGTCGAGACGATCGGGCGCGACGGCGACACCACGCCCCTGCTGGGCTGCTCCCCGGCCGAGGGCGCGCGGCAGCGGTCCAAGCCGTTCGTCCTGTGCGAGTACGTCCACGCCATGGGCAACGGCCCCGGGAACCTCTCGCTGTATGAAGACCTCGTGGACCGGTACCCGCGCCTGCACGGCGGGTTCGTGTGGGAGTGGCGCGACCACGGCATCGCGGCCCGCACGACCGACGGGACCGAGTACTTCGCGTACGGCGGCGACTTCGGTGAGGAGGTCCACGACGGCAACTTCGTCCTCGACGGCCTCGTCCTCTCCGACTCGACGCCCTCGCCCGGGCTGTTCGAGTTCAAGGCCGTGGTGGCGCCCGTGGGGCTCTCCTTCTCGGGGCTCGGGCCCGGCTCCGGCGAGCCCTCGGTGCGGGTCGCGAACCTGCGCCACACTGCCGACCTGGGCGACCTCGCCTTCCGCTGGCGCCTCGAGGACGACGGCGCGCTGGTCGCCTCGGGCGAGCTCGCCGTGGAGGGGCCCGACGGCGGTCCGCTCGCCGCGGGCGCTTCCGCCGAGGTCTCCCTCCCGGTCTCGG is a window encoding:
- a CDS encoding response regulator yields the protein MEKVAAAQTGETRRLRVFILDDHELVRRGLTELLEDEGFEVVGTSGTAAEATRRIPALKPDVSVLDVRLPDGTGIEVCRDIHAVDPSLPCVMLTSYDDEESLRGAILAGANGYVLKEIRGTELVTALRRAAGGASLFDPALKAKVLAGFAPQEEELDPRLEFLSPQERRVLSLIGEGMTNREIGEHLFLAEKTVKNYVSSLLAKLGYERRTQAALFIARNAPHHGR
- a CDS encoding ABC transporter substrate-binding protein, whose product is MPSLTRRQLLGGGLGASALALLTGCATPGTVSVNAAPAIPASTGEKVTLTYWSWLKGFQKVADIWNAAHPDIQVQTVWIPSGNQGGYQKLYSALSAGGGPDLAQVEFRSIPEFMLVNGLVDLNRYGAADYAHLYDPSLWGQVSFTGGVYGIPQDSGPMATFYQPDILGKVGATAPATWAQWAETGRELRRAGAYIDCFSLSDASYFVSYAAQAGAQWLRPAEDGWLINMTDEATLEVARFFDAAIDGDIVTTAYSPFSPGWFAAAAKGGVATLTSGSWADALVKGVSGGDGKWRVAPMPTWGQGFGSSYLGGSTAAVLAHSRHPREALEFAVWLTSSHEGIDAEIANSGIGFSPVPGFVGTPRQKPSPFFGGQDYNRDVIVPAAKQQNAQWSWWPVATQSFNILSDGFRKKAGGTSLVDTLAQAEQQIIAVFKNKGLSIRKATA
- a CDS encoding carbohydrate ABC transporter permease, which gives rise to MTALPTTRPGRPDERTSLPERRTTRRSAGRRRSTTILVTGVLVVAALYFLVPVYWVVVAATKSSGDLFATNGFLLGHTFALWDNLGRVLSYDNGIFVRWFLNSVLYAGVGSLLATYFAAAGGYALAKYRFRGSQTVYGLILGGVLVPGTATALPLFLLFSQMGIANTYWSVLLPSLVSPFGLFLCRVYADATVDPALLEAARLDGAGELRIFHTVGLRVLTPALVTVFLFQLVGIWNNYFLPLVMLSDTSLFPITLGLNTWLSQVNRLPEFYELTTGGVLLSIIPLAIAMIVLQRFWRGGLTEGAVK
- a CDS encoding TetR/AcrR family transcriptional regulator, which codes for MTTKATARSGPRGPYAKTAERRRQILEAAVEVFGSRGYNGGSIQDVADRAGIRQTTLLHHFPTKAQLLVAVLEYRDQISPNTPGTRERFAETIVRQAEYNEGVPHLIELYSVLSGEATTEGHPARDYFVQRFARLRGEYSGELRYLASIGRLRPGVDPDVAGPTIVALWEGIQTEWLLNPTTIDVPGMLKAYLDLILVPDGEGPALSP
- a CDS encoding glycoside hydrolase family 2 TIM barrel-domain containing protein → MSLSRTLTTAASAAYVTDPGPGGGRRVPARSWLRSDAPSLSLDGQWRFRLLPGVPGTPGGRGALPAGEGAEAMAAEEYDDAAWGTLPVPSHWVLEGDGAHGRPIYTNVQFPFPVDPPFVPDENPTGDYRRTFELPAQWLAAGPAGAPRTVLRFEGVESRYKVWVNGTEIGWGAGSRLAQEFDVTDAVRAGANTVAVRVHQWSAGSYLEDQDQWWLPGIFRSVTLLSRPAGGIEDVWLRTHFRAGDHGGTGTIEPEVRAPASSFPVRLEVPELGIDVEWAAPGDVAPVEAGAVGPWTAETPRLYDATVSGAAEAVSLRIGFRTVEIVGDQFLVNGRKVVFHGVNRHETHPRRGRAFDEDFAREDLALMKRSNVNAIRTSHSPPHPRLLELADEMGFWVILECDLETHGFERHGWAQNPSDEPMWREALLDRIERTVERDKNRPSIVMWSLGNESGTGQNLAAMSAWIHARDAGRPVHYENDYAGAYTDVYSRMYATLPEVETIGRDGDTTPLLGCSPAEGARQRSKPFVLCEYVHAMGNGPGNLSLYEDLVDRYPRLHGGFVWEWRDHGIAARTTDGTEYFAYGGDFGEEVHDGNFVLDGLVLSDSTPSPGLFEFKAVVAPVGLSFSGLGPGSGEPSVRVANLRHTADLGDLAFRWRLEDDGALVASGELAVEGPDGGPLAAGASAEVSLPVSAEECSGEAWLTVEAVLAHDAAWAPSGHEVASSQARLTVPAPRALPFASRPAGGEWRSAVGGGRLALGPAEFDDGRLVELAGLPVDGPRLELFRAPTDNDRGWFVGSYIDADPWARNANGIPGTGKPGPSSAARWAAAGLDRLHGRVEAVAVSDAAVRVRTRYAAADQVCTVGVEEQWLLDSEGLWLRVDIVPSTGWEGVWPRVGVRIGLPAEVDAARWFGLGPRESYPDSLDAAHVGRYEAGIDELAVRYARPQETGHRSGLRSLDLLRGGELWVRFDAFADTRGRLPGFTLSRHTAQELAAAGHPYELPRPTRSWLYLDAAQHGLGTRSCGPDVWPTAALAPESRTLTFRVAALGA
- a CDS encoding carbohydrate ABC transporter permease, with the protein product MTTPQSPTRPTREGRGRAPKPGRAVARAPWLLLAPFLALFALTFVFPILAAVGSSFTKVTRSGLFGENGVHTGFAGLDNYALAIADSGFVASIGRMLLFGVVQVPVMIALSTVLALLLESASARWPGFFRAAYFMPYGVPGVIATILWSFLYVPGLSPLIDAAKTVGLTVDFLGQGTVLWSIANIVTWSYAGYNMLIIVAQLKAIPGEIYEAARMDGAGPVRVAWSIQLPLIQPALVLTTVFSIIGTLQLFAEAQVLQTVAPSIDSQYTPNLSAYTTAFAYNDYNVAAAQAVLIALAAFVLSFVFLRLTNRKSS